The Falco peregrinus isolate bFalPer1 chromosome 9, bFalPer1.pri, whole genome shotgun sequence genome includes a window with the following:
- the SLA2 gene encoding src-like-adapter 2 isoform X4: MGSLASRERPLSIPPAAADTTQPPLPTQAAASSSFLALALCDFPSGAGVATVLRMGELLRILSEDGEWWLVVSEVSGKECHIPSSCVAKIRYRWLYEGISRQKAEELLLQPGNRSGSFLIRESQTRQGCYSLSVRRSERASWDSVTHYRIHRLENGWVYISPGLTFPSLHDLVDHYSEFGEGLCCALREPCSMEGARAAPVPAMPAVVKKPSLNWDKIDRGHSPTGGGLSHQPGPEGSHQLLPPGDRDRALQGKERIAKGRALLSHSPSAALVTATNTCGCCGSQAPRGQ; the protein is encoded by the exons ATGGGGAGCCTGGCCAGCCGGGAGAGGCCACTCAgcatcccaccagcagctgctgacacTACGCAGCCCCCACTGCCCACACAGGCAG cagcctccagcagcttcctggCCTTGGCCCTCTGTGACTTCCCCTCCGGCGCAGGGGTGGCCACCGTCCTGCGGATGGGGGAGTTGCTCCGCATCCTCTCTGA ggatggggagtggTGGCTGGTGGTGTCCGAGGTGTCTGGCAAGGAGTGCCACATCCCCAGCAGCTGCGTGGCCAAGATCAGGTACAG GTGGCTGTACGAGGGCATCAGCCGGCagaaggcagaggagctgctgctccagccggGCAACCGCAGCGGGTCCTTCCTGATACGAGAGAGCCAGACCAGGCAAG GCTGCTACTCACTGTCCGTGCGCCGCAGTGAGCGCGCCTCCTGGGACTCGGTGACACACTACCGCATCCACCGCCTGGAGAATGGCTGGGTCTACATCTCACCTGGACtcaccttccccagcctgcaCGACCTGGTGGACCACTACTCTG aGTTTGgagaggggctgtgctgtgccctcAGGGAGCCCTGCTCTATGGAAGGGGCAAGGGCAGCCCCGGTCCCTGCCATGCCTGCTGTCGTGAAGAAGCCGTCACTCAACTGGGACAAGATTGACAG AGGCCACAGCCCCACTGGAGGAGGACTCTCCCATCAGCCTGGGCCTGAGGGAAGCCATCAGCTCTTACCTCCTGGTGACAGAGACAGGGCcttgcagggaaaggaaagaatagCTAAGGGCAGGGCCCTGCTCAGCCACAGCCCCTCGGCAGCCCTCGTTACAGCCACAAACACTTGTGGATGCTGTGGGAGCCAGGCACCCAGGGGCCAGTGA
- the SLA2 gene encoding src-like-adapter 2 isoform X3, whose protein sequence is MGRVCPRIGPRGHGPTTESLANSKDKPWPLCQHSVPRFSPWAVEQCWGLGRQHSNCALPHRKLHSLPQVGQDRPWGTAGCLCTARRGYASACCLRRWLYEGISRQKAEELLLQPGNRSGSFLIRESQTRQGCYSLSVRRSERASWDSVTHYRIHRLENGWVYISPGLTFPSLHDLVDHYSEFGEGLCCALREPCSMEGARAAPVPAMPAVVKKPSLNWDKIDRGHSPTGGGLSHQPGPEGSHQLLPPGDRDRALQGKERIAKGRALLSHSPSAALVTATNTCGCCGSQAPRGQ, encoded by the exons ATGGGAAGGGTCTGTCCCAGGATCGGCCCCAGAGGACACGGCCCTACCACAGAGAGCCTGGCCAACTCCAAGGACAAACCCTGGcccctgtgccagcacagcGTGCCCCGTTTCTCTCCCTGGGCTgtggagcagtgctggggcttGGGGAGGCAGCACAGCAACTGTGCACTGCCACACCGCAAGCTGCACTCTCTGCCCCAGGTGGGGCAGGACAGGCCCTGGGGCACTGCTGGGTGTCTctgcacagccaggagaggCTATGCCAGTGCCTGCTGTCTGCGCAGGTGGCTGTACGAGGGCATCAGCCGGCagaaggcagaggagctgctgctccagccggGCAACCGCAGCGGGTCCTTCCTGATACGAGAGAGCCAGACCAGGCAAG GCTGCTACTCACTGTCCGTGCGCCGCAGTGAGCGCGCCTCCTGGGACTCGGTGACACACTACCGCATCCACCGCCTGGAGAATGGCTGGGTCTACATCTCACCTGGACtcaccttccccagcctgcaCGACCTGGTGGACCACTACTCTG aGTTTGgagaggggctgtgctgtgccctcAGGGAGCCCTGCTCTATGGAAGGGGCAAGGGCAGCCCCGGTCCCTGCCATGCCTGCTGTCGTGAAGAAGCCGTCACTCAACTGGGACAAGATTGACAG AGGCCACAGCCCCACTGGAGGAGGACTCTCCCATCAGCCTGGGCCTGAGGGAAGCCATCAGCTCTTACCTCCTGGTGACAGAGACAGGGCcttgcagggaaaggaaagaatagCTAAGGGCAGGGCCCTGCTCAGCCACAGCCCCTCGGCAGCCCTCGTTACAGCCACAAACACTTGTGGATGCTGTGGGAGCCAGGCACCCAGGGGCCAGTGA
- the SLA2 gene encoding src-like-adapter 2 isoform X6 yields MGSLASRERPLSIPPAAADTTQPPLPTQAAASSSFLALALCDFPSGAGVATVLRMGELLRILSDLSPSEWLIPLTCRDGEWWLVVSEVSGKECHIPSSCVAKIRYRWLYEGISRQKAEELLLQPGNRSGSFLIRESQTRQGCYSLSVRRSERASWDSVTHYRIHRLENGWVYISPGLTFPSLHDLVDHYSEFGEGLCCALREPCSMEGARAAPVPAMPAVVKKPSLNWDKIDSSLLFSEATAPLEEDSPISLGLREAISSYLLVTETGPCRERKE; encoded by the exons ATGGGGAGCCTGGCCAGCCGGGAGAGGCCACTCAgcatcccaccagcagctgctgacacTACGCAGCCCCCACTGCCCACACAGGCAG cagcctccagcagcttcctggCCTTGGCCCTCTGTGACTTCCCCTCCGGCGCAGGGGTGGCCACCGTCCTGCGGATGGGGGAGTTGCTCCGCATCCTCTCTGA CCTCAGCCCTTCAGAATGGCTCATCCCCCTtacctgcagggatggggagtggTGGCTGGTGGTGTCCGAGGTGTCTGGCAAGGAGTGCCACATCCCCAGCAGCTGCGTGGCCAAGATCAGGTACAG GTGGCTGTACGAGGGCATCAGCCGGCagaaggcagaggagctgctgctccagccggGCAACCGCAGCGGGTCCTTCCTGATACGAGAGAGCCAGACCAGGCAAG GCTGCTACTCACTGTCCGTGCGCCGCAGTGAGCGCGCCTCCTGGGACTCGGTGACACACTACCGCATCCACCGCCTGGAGAATGGCTGGGTCTACATCTCACCTGGACtcaccttccccagcctgcaCGACCTGGTGGACCACTACTCTG aGTTTGgagaggggctgtgctgtgccctcAGGGAGCCCTGCTCTATGGAAGGGGCAAGGGCAGCCCCGGTCCCTGCCATGCCTGCTGTCGTGAAGAAGCCGTCACTCAACTGGGACAAGATTGACAG CTCCCTCCTGTTCTCAGAGGCCACAGCCCCACTGGAGGAGGACTCTCCCATCAGCCTGGGCCTGAGGGAAGCCATCAGCTCTTACCTCCTGGTGACAGAGACAGGGCcttgcagggaaaggaaagaatag
- the SLA2 gene encoding src-like-adapter 2 isoform X2 → MGSLASRERPLSIPPAAADTTQPPLPTQAASSSFLALALCDFPSGAGVATVLRMGELLRILSDLSPSEWLIPLTCRDGEWWLVVSEVSGKECHIPSSCVAKIRYRWLYEGISRQKAEELLLQPGNRSGSFLIRESQTRQGCYSLSVRRSERASWDSVTHYRIHRLENGWVYISPGLTFPSLHDLVDHYSEFGEGLCCALREPCSMEGARAAPVPAMPAVVKKPSLNWDKIDRGHSPTGGGLSHQPGPEGSHQLLPPGDRDRALQGKERIAKGRALLSHSPSAALVTATNTCGCCGSQAPRGQ, encoded by the exons ATGGGGAGCCTGGCCAGCCGGGAGAGGCCACTCAgcatcccaccagcagctgctgacacTACGCAGCCCCCACTGCCCACACAGGCAG cctccagcagcttcctggCCTTGGCCCTCTGTGACTTCCCCTCCGGCGCAGGGGTGGCCACCGTCCTGCGGATGGGGGAGTTGCTCCGCATCCTCTCTGA CCTCAGCCCTTCAGAATGGCTCATCCCCCTtacctgcagggatggggagtggTGGCTGGTGGTGTCCGAGGTGTCTGGCAAGGAGTGCCACATCCCCAGCAGCTGCGTGGCCAAGATCAGGTACAG GTGGCTGTACGAGGGCATCAGCCGGCagaaggcagaggagctgctgctccagccggGCAACCGCAGCGGGTCCTTCCTGATACGAGAGAGCCAGACCAGGCAAG GCTGCTACTCACTGTCCGTGCGCCGCAGTGAGCGCGCCTCCTGGGACTCGGTGACACACTACCGCATCCACCGCCTGGAGAATGGCTGGGTCTACATCTCACCTGGACtcaccttccccagcctgcaCGACCTGGTGGACCACTACTCTG aGTTTGgagaggggctgtgctgtgccctcAGGGAGCCCTGCTCTATGGAAGGGGCAAGGGCAGCCCCGGTCCCTGCCATGCCTGCTGTCGTGAAGAAGCCGTCACTCAACTGGGACAAGATTGACAG AGGCCACAGCCCCACTGGAGGAGGACTCTCCCATCAGCCTGGGCCTGAGGGAAGCCATCAGCTCTTACCTCCTGGTGACAGAGACAGGGCcttgcagggaaaggaaagaatagCTAAGGGCAGGGCCCTGCTCAGCCACAGCCCCTCGGCAGCCCTCGTTACAGCCACAAACACTTGTGGATGCTGTGGGAGCCAGGCACCCAGGGGCCAGTGA
- the SLA2 gene encoding src-like-adapter 2 isoform X7 gives MGSLASRERPLSIPPAAADTTQPPLPTQAAASSSFLALALCDFPSGAGVATVLRMGELLRILSEDGEWWLVVSEVSGKECHIPSSCVAKIRYRWLYEGISRQKAEELLLQPGNRSGSFLIRESQTRQGCYSLSVRRSERASWDSVTHYRIHRLENGWVYISPGLTFPSLHDLVDHYSEFGEGLCCALREPCSMEGARAAPVPAMPAVVKKPSLNWDKIDSSLLFSEATAPLEEDSPISLGLREAISSYLLVTETGPCRERKE, from the exons ATGGGGAGCCTGGCCAGCCGGGAGAGGCCACTCAgcatcccaccagcagctgctgacacTACGCAGCCCCCACTGCCCACACAGGCAG cagcctccagcagcttcctggCCTTGGCCCTCTGTGACTTCCCCTCCGGCGCAGGGGTGGCCACCGTCCTGCGGATGGGGGAGTTGCTCCGCATCCTCTCTGA ggatggggagtggTGGCTGGTGGTGTCCGAGGTGTCTGGCAAGGAGTGCCACATCCCCAGCAGCTGCGTGGCCAAGATCAGGTACAG GTGGCTGTACGAGGGCATCAGCCGGCagaaggcagaggagctgctgctccagccggGCAACCGCAGCGGGTCCTTCCTGATACGAGAGAGCCAGACCAGGCAAG GCTGCTACTCACTGTCCGTGCGCCGCAGTGAGCGCGCCTCCTGGGACTCGGTGACACACTACCGCATCCACCGCCTGGAGAATGGCTGGGTCTACATCTCACCTGGACtcaccttccccagcctgcaCGACCTGGTGGACCACTACTCTG aGTTTGgagaggggctgtgctgtgccctcAGGGAGCCCTGCTCTATGGAAGGGGCAAGGGCAGCCCCGGTCCCTGCCATGCCTGCTGTCGTGAAGAAGCCGTCACTCAACTGGGACAAGATTGACAG CTCCCTCCTGTTCTCAGAGGCCACAGCCCCACTGGAGGAGGACTCTCCCATCAGCCTGGGCCTGAGGGAAGCCATCAGCTCTTACCTCCTGGTGACAGAGACAGGGCcttgcagggaaaggaaagaatag
- the SLA2 gene encoding src-like-adapter 2 isoform X5, with protein MGSLASRERPLSIPPAAADTTQPPLPTQAASSSFLALALCDFPSGAGVATVLRMGELLRILSEDGEWWLVVSEVSGKECHIPSSCVAKIRYRWLYEGISRQKAEELLLQPGNRSGSFLIRESQTRQGCYSLSVRRSERASWDSVTHYRIHRLENGWVYISPGLTFPSLHDLVDHYSEFGEGLCCALREPCSMEGARAAPVPAMPAVVKKPSLNWDKIDRGHSPTGGGLSHQPGPEGSHQLLPPGDRDRALQGKERIAKGRALLSHSPSAALVTATNTCGCCGSQAPRGQ; from the exons ATGGGGAGCCTGGCCAGCCGGGAGAGGCCACTCAgcatcccaccagcagctgctgacacTACGCAGCCCCCACTGCCCACACAGGCAG cctccagcagcttcctggCCTTGGCCCTCTGTGACTTCCCCTCCGGCGCAGGGGTGGCCACCGTCCTGCGGATGGGGGAGTTGCTCCGCATCCTCTCTGA ggatggggagtggTGGCTGGTGGTGTCCGAGGTGTCTGGCAAGGAGTGCCACATCCCCAGCAGCTGCGTGGCCAAGATCAGGTACAG GTGGCTGTACGAGGGCATCAGCCGGCagaaggcagaggagctgctgctccagccggGCAACCGCAGCGGGTCCTTCCTGATACGAGAGAGCCAGACCAGGCAAG GCTGCTACTCACTGTCCGTGCGCCGCAGTGAGCGCGCCTCCTGGGACTCGGTGACACACTACCGCATCCACCGCCTGGAGAATGGCTGGGTCTACATCTCACCTGGACtcaccttccccagcctgcaCGACCTGGTGGACCACTACTCTG aGTTTGgagaggggctgtgctgtgccctcAGGGAGCCCTGCTCTATGGAAGGGGCAAGGGCAGCCCCGGTCCCTGCCATGCCTGCTGTCGTGAAGAAGCCGTCACTCAACTGGGACAAGATTGACAG AGGCCACAGCCCCACTGGAGGAGGACTCTCCCATCAGCCTGGGCCTGAGGGAAGCCATCAGCTCTTACCTCCTGGTGACAGAGACAGGGCcttgcagggaaaggaaagaatagCTAAGGGCAGGGCCCTGCTCAGCCACAGCCCCTCGGCAGCCCTCGTTACAGCCACAAACACTTGTGGATGCTGTGGGAGCCAGGCACCCAGGGGCCAGTGA
- the SLA2 gene encoding src-like-adapter 2 isoform X1, whose translation MGSLASRERPLSIPPAAADTTQPPLPTQAAASSSFLALALCDFPSGAGVATVLRMGELLRILSDLSPSEWLIPLTCRDGEWWLVVSEVSGKECHIPSSCVAKIRYRWLYEGISRQKAEELLLQPGNRSGSFLIRESQTRQGCYSLSVRRSERASWDSVTHYRIHRLENGWVYISPGLTFPSLHDLVDHYSEFGEGLCCALREPCSMEGARAAPVPAMPAVVKKPSLNWDKIDRGHSPTGGGLSHQPGPEGSHQLLPPGDRDRALQGKERIAKGRALLSHSPSAALVTATNTCGCCGSQAPRGQ comes from the exons ATGGGGAGCCTGGCCAGCCGGGAGAGGCCACTCAgcatcccaccagcagctgctgacacTACGCAGCCCCCACTGCCCACACAGGCAG cagcctccagcagcttcctggCCTTGGCCCTCTGTGACTTCCCCTCCGGCGCAGGGGTGGCCACCGTCCTGCGGATGGGGGAGTTGCTCCGCATCCTCTCTGA CCTCAGCCCTTCAGAATGGCTCATCCCCCTtacctgcagggatggggagtggTGGCTGGTGGTGTCCGAGGTGTCTGGCAAGGAGTGCCACATCCCCAGCAGCTGCGTGGCCAAGATCAGGTACAG GTGGCTGTACGAGGGCATCAGCCGGCagaaggcagaggagctgctgctccagccggGCAACCGCAGCGGGTCCTTCCTGATACGAGAGAGCCAGACCAGGCAAG GCTGCTACTCACTGTCCGTGCGCCGCAGTGAGCGCGCCTCCTGGGACTCGGTGACACACTACCGCATCCACCGCCTGGAGAATGGCTGGGTCTACATCTCACCTGGACtcaccttccccagcctgcaCGACCTGGTGGACCACTACTCTG aGTTTGgagaggggctgtgctgtgccctcAGGGAGCCCTGCTCTATGGAAGGGGCAAGGGCAGCCCCGGTCCCTGCCATGCCTGCTGTCGTGAAGAAGCCGTCACTCAACTGGGACAAGATTGACAG AGGCCACAGCCCCACTGGAGGAGGACTCTCCCATCAGCCTGGGCCTGAGGGAAGCCATCAGCTCTTACCTCCTGGTGACAGAGACAGGGCcttgcagggaaaggaaagaatagCTAAGGGCAGGGCCCTGCTCAGCCACAGCCCCTCGGCAGCCCTCGTTACAGCCACAAACACTTGTGGATGCTGTGGGAGCCAGGCACCCAGGGGCCAGTGA
- the SLA2 gene encoding src-like-adapter 2 isoform X8 → MGSLASRERPLSIPPAAADTTQPPLPTQAASSSFLALALCDFPSGAGVATVLRMGELLRILSEDGEWWLVVSEVSGKECHIPSSCVAKIRYRWLYEGISRQKAEELLLQPGNRSGSFLIRESQTRQGCYSLSVRRSERASWDSVTHYRIHRLENGWVYISPGLTFPSLHDLVDHYSEFGEGLCCALREPCSMEGARAAPVPAMPAVVKKPSLNWDKIDSSLLFSEATAPLEEDSPISLGLREAISSYLLVTETGPCRERKE, encoded by the exons ATGGGGAGCCTGGCCAGCCGGGAGAGGCCACTCAgcatcccaccagcagctgctgacacTACGCAGCCCCCACTGCCCACACAGGCAG cctccagcagcttcctggCCTTGGCCCTCTGTGACTTCCCCTCCGGCGCAGGGGTGGCCACCGTCCTGCGGATGGGGGAGTTGCTCCGCATCCTCTCTGA ggatggggagtggTGGCTGGTGGTGTCCGAGGTGTCTGGCAAGGAGTGCCACATCCCCAGCAGCTGCGTGGCCAAGATCAGGTACAG GTGGCTGTACGAGGGCATCAGCCGGCagaaggcagaggagctgctgctccagccggGCAACCGCAGCGGGTCCTTCCTGATACGAGAGAGCCAGACCAGGCAAG GCTGCTACTCACTGTCCGTGCGCCGCAGTGAGCGCGCCTCCTGGGACTCGGTGACACACTACCGCATCCACCGCCTGGAGAATGGCTGGGTCTACATCTCACCTGGACtcaccttccccagcctgcaCGACCTGGTGGACCACTACTCTG aGTTTGgagaggggctgtgctgtgccctcAGGGAGCCCTGCTCTATGGAAGGGGCAAGGGCAGCCCCGGTCCCTGCCATGCCTGCTGTCGTGAAGAAGCCGTCACTCAACTGGGACAAGATTGACAG CTCCCTCCTGTTCTCAGAGGCCACAGCCCCACTGGAGGAGGACTCTCCCATCAGCCTGGGCCTGAGGGAAGCCATCAGCTCTTACCTCCTGGTGACAGAGACAGGGCcttgcagggaaaggaaagaatag
- the SLA2 gene encoding src-like-adapter 2 isoform X9, with protein MVTAARGRDGEWWLVVSEVSGKECHIPSSCVAKIRYRWLYEGISRQKAEELLLQPGNRSGSFLIRESQTRQGCYSLSVRRSERASWDSVTHYRIHRLENGWVYISPGLTFPSLHDLVDHYSEFGEGLCCALREPCSMEGARAAPVPAMPAVVKKPSLNWDKIDRGHSPTGGGLSHQPGPEGSHQLLPPGDRDRALQGKERIAKGRALLSHSPSAALVTATNTCGCCGSQAPRGQ; from the exons ATGGTgacagcagccagaggcag ggatggggagtggTGGCTGGTGGTGTCCGAGGTGTCTGGCAAGGAGTGCCACATCCCCAGCAGCTGCGTGGCCAAGATCAGGTACAG GTGGCTGTACGAGGGCATCAGCCGGCagaaggcagaggagctgctgctccagccggGCAACCGCAGCGGGTCCTTCCTGATACGAGAGAGCCAGACCAGGCAAG GCTGCTACTCACTGTCCGTGCGCCGCAGTGAGCGCGCCTCCTGGGACTCGGTGACACACTACCGCATCCACCGCCTGGAGAATGGCTGGGTCTACATCTCACCTGGACtcaccttccccagcctgcaCGACCTGGTGGACCACTACTCTG aGTTTGgagaggggctgtgctgtgccctcAGGGAGCCCTGCTCTATGGAAGGGGCAAGGGCAGCCCCGGTCCCTGCCATGCCTGCTGTCGTGAAGAAGCCGTCACTCAACTGGGACAAGATTGACAG AGGCCACAGCCCCACTGGAGGAGGACTCTCCCATCAGCCTGGGCCTGAGGGAAGCCATCAGCTCTTACCTCCTGGTGACAGAGACAGGGCcttgcagggaaaggaaagaatagCTAAGGGCAGGGCCCTGCTCAGCCACAGCCCCTCGGCAGCCCTCGTTACAGCCACAAACACTTGTGGATGCTGTGGGAGCCAGGCACCCAGGGGCCAGTGA